The genomic region TCTCCACCAGTAGCAAGTCTCCTGCTGTTGTAGCGGGGGGCTCGGTGGCCGGCCTCAGCAGAGTCTCGCCGGCTCAGGCCCGGGACCAGAAGATCCGCGCGGTACTCGATGAGTACGAGGTCACCTCCCCCTCCCTCATCCAAAGACTCATGCCGCTGCCCGTGGGCCGAGAGGAGAAGCGAAACTTCGTTcgcctcctccgcctccaTGGCGTCTCCTACGCcgacatcaagaacctcggGGAGCTGAGCACCTCGCTGAGCACCCTCCGCGGCTGGGACCGCATGAAGAAGCCCCCCTCGGCTCGTCCTCGCACCCCGCGCTGGACCACCAGAGACGTAAGTTGCCCACCTCTACCCCGTGTCAACACATTGTACTAACGTGGCTAAACAGATCGGCATCATGTACCAGGCCGTGAACACGGTGCTCGGGACGATGGACATCGGGTCCCCCGGCTTCTGGCGTCgtgtggaggaggagatgccCAAGCTCAATGCGACGCATCGCTTCTCTGCCCAGGCCATCGCGGCCAAGTACGACAACCGAAGTCGGGGTGACATCGCCCGGCAGAGGGCGAACACCAGGGCCCAGTAAAGAGTTTTTTTTAGTTTCCTGGCGGAAATTTAATGAAGAATAATGGTCCGATAATGATAAGAGACCAGTTACCGACAACAAGTGTCTTTATTGATTTGATATGCCTTATCTGATATCTCGATGTGGCATGTTAATACACAATGCCTTGAACTGTGATTCAACACACTGGAGGGCTGAACCAGATATCATTAATGACCTTTGTTAACAAATCTTATCCAAGCTATAGTCAAATAATAAGTAGATTGCTATTAGGTGCTTGTCTCACCCGGATGGAGGCTGCATAGAAGTAGGGGTGATCATGAGAAACATGGGATATCAAAAACAGGTGGTGAGTCAAGGCATGCATGGTAGAAGCTATCGTGAGATTAAGTAAGTTTGACTTCAGTGCGCTAGATTGCTAGTGATGATTGGTGTGGAAAGTGGAGTGAAGTGTTTAGATAGTTTGTGTTTGTTGCTTTTTGTCCATCAATTCCAAATAATAACTTCATCCATAGTGTCACTATCCCCATTCTGCtcagcttcctcctcttgttcttcgtAATCGTCCTCATCCCCGACGACCTGTCGACCCCTCGACCTTCTCACCACCTTCTGAGTCCGCCAAATTGAAAAGGCCCCGGCATTGAATTTTCGTTGAGCATCTTGACGGAGCCCCTTCCATAGTGTCACTATCCTCCTGAACATCGCTGTCCCATTCCGAACTTCCTTTGATGGTGCTCTGGAGCACACGGTGAGACTCAACGTTGGTATTAGGGTCGAAAACTGAGCTGACGTTGATCATGTACGATGATTCAAATGAATCCAGGGTCATTGACGGCGCGGTCCTGAGCACCATCCAAACTACCATGCGCGGTGAAGTGATCTCGGCATATAGCTTATGATCACCCCACGGAGCTAGGTCGTTTCGATGACACCCAGGACTGCGCCGTCAATGACCCTGGATTCATCTGAATCATCGGACAGATCCTCATCCGAAGATGCCTCATCATACCCCTACGTTCAGATGTTAGCTATCTGGTTCAATGAGGAGCAGGAAATACTTACATCGCTACCGGATGAGGAGTCACCTCCCACAACTTGTCGAACTCTTGATGTCCGACGGGGAGTTTGCGAGGACTGGAAATCGGAGGGGCTCCGTCTTTGACTTTTTGTTGAACGATGTTGACGGAGTCCCCTCCATAGTATCACTGATCCCATTTTGACCAGTCCCCTACGCGTTATGTTCCCTCCCCGTCCTTGACATCGCCTCCAAGACCGACCGTCTAGTGGAGCTTGAGGGGCTGCCGCCATGAAAAGGCTCCGTCTTTGGCTTTTTTTTCGAATGGGTTGACATGACAGAGCCCCTTCCATAGTGTCGCTATCTTCGTTTGGGCGGCTTCCCCTCCTTGCTCCCCGTAGTCACCTCAATTTCCACCAACTCATCAATCCCCACACGTGTGCAAGAGCCATGGGGGAGCCACTCAGATGGAAGGGTTCCGTCCAGGACCTCGATGGTTGtctggaggaagagcagacATGTCGAGGGCGATTAGTGGTAGTGGACGGAGACCCTTCCATATTGCCATTATCGGTTTCCTGTGTTGCTCACCCCTCTTGCTCTTCGTAGTCACCCCCGCCTTTGACCAATGCCTGATCTTGCAGACTTCCACCGCGTGCTGTTTTTACCAGCTCTTCGAGGAGACAGCTCCTGGGATTGATCGTCCTCAGAATAAATTTGCTGGAGAGCTGGTAGGGTAGGCTGGTTTGTCTTGGTCGAATTCGATGTCGGCTCCCGTGCAGTGGTGCACCAAGTTCTGTGTGGCGACTATAAtctctcagccacaggtctcaactgcaaataacacatctagcTCAAAACCCAGATATGACCGGGGGCTATCCCAGATAGCTGGACCACGAAAGCATTACCCTCGGGGTGGCAATGAACTCGTGGAGTTCCGCAATGCGAATACCAAGCTCCTCGGCAGCCTTCTACTGCGTACCCATCTGTACAGCTTTGCAGGCTCCAGGCCTGGCCGGTCttcgatcttcttcttagcAGGCGATTCTTCCACGGCGCTTGAAGCACTACCAGAGCTTGTGGGGCCACCCAGTTGGAACGGCTCGTCTTCCTCGGAGGATTCGACGAGCCCCTTTCAAATTGTCAGTGGTGTCATTCTGAGTGGCCCCTCCTCTTGCTCCTCGTGATCATCGTTCCCCCACAATGTCTGTTTTGAGCAGACTTCCACTGCGTGTACCTCTGTACAGCTCTGTGGGTATGCTGCCTGAAGTGTGTTTTTGAGAAGTGTTATTTTGAGCTGAGATAGCTGACAGCCGATGCTTGCAGCGCCCGCCTTACCCCGTACAAATTTGCAGATTGCGGGGCTTGTCGAAAACTACAAGCGAAGCGCTCCGCCATTATCAAATGTGTTTGGCACTCCGATGTCTCGTAGGACGTTGCGTAGCGTATCGGGATCCTTCTTGAGAGCTTCCCACTCCAACTCGTTCTTGACCAGTGCTGTGCCGGCAAGAAGGGTGCCGTTGAGGGAGACGGTACCAAGTACATCACCGTCCTGGCTTTGGAGCTTAACGCCCTCTGCCAGGCGGGGGCAGACAACGAGAGTGTCTTTGGTCATAGCAAGGTTGTAACTGATCCTTGTGGGACCCTCGGCGGGTGCTTCTTCGGTATGAAGAGGATCTTTGGTGTAAACAGCAACAGCCCGGCAGGCTTTGCGGTAGAGTCGGAGATAAGTGGAGTGCAAGTCTGCACCAGACATGCCAAGCTTGATGTCTTCGGCAAAGGTAGCAAAGGGAGCGATTTTGGTTTTGAGTTGATCGGCGAGAACAGTCCAAGGAGTGTCAGCCTCGAAGCCATCCTTCATTCTGGCGATGGGGAGGAGTTGGATGTGACGATGAGGTTGGCTGGCACCAGAGTGGTCACCGCAGTtgaagaaagcaaagagGCCATCACCGCCGCCGAGTGTGCCATCGCGGTGGCCTTGCTCTGCTTCGGTTCTTCTGGCAGCTTCATATGCCTCAATGCAAGCGAGTGTGGCCTCAAGGTCAGACTCTTCGAGGACATCAGTTTGGGGCTTGAACTCTGTCGTGGCAAGAATGAAGTGCTCGGGAACAACAGCAAACTTGTTCAGCACGAGATAGTGGGAGGGGCCAAGATCTGTGACCTTGAGAGCCGGTAGAGGGTTCTCAAAAGGGTCAAACGGCTTTTGAGGTTTGTTGAGGTCCTTTGGCGGCGGCTTAGGTTTGTTTGCCAAGGAAGGCGAGAAGCGGAGTTGGAACTGAGTTTTGCATTAGCAGTGATTCTCTAGGCCTATATGGCGCTCATTCATCCAGTGAGCGAAGATAGGATGACACGTACGGGGATGGAATCAACATTGAGGATGGCGACTTGAGTGGGGAAATAATGCAAATCACCCTCTGAGCGAGCTTTTGTGAAAGTCGATTTGACAAGCTCAGGGAGGTTTGAGGGGGCTTTGATGCGAGGCATGGCTGTGTGTGTTGTGAAGTTGGGTAAGAAGTATGAGGTGAGGAGGTAAAAATGATGAGTGAGTGAAATGGAAGCCCCCAAAACTTGGAACTTGAGCTACCCATGTCTTGGTGAGATCCGTGGGGTGAGCTCGGCAAGTTAGGGCTCACTCTGGTTGGCCCAAGAGCATGTGCCTGGCCCCCCTCCCCTGTCTTGGTCCCATAATTCTGGGCGAGCTCCCTGTAGCGTCCCGTCATCCTCCTTTGACATCACCCCCAACCCAGAAAGTCACTTTCAGCATGGCTTCGTTTTTCGTGCACATTCGAGACTAGATGCAATTTTTCGTTTGAATTTTATTTCTCGTGTCGGAATCTACATATCTCCAAAACTGCATCAAAAACAACCGAGTTCCCTCCTCTCTCTGGCCGGATAAGACACTCCTGATTTCCCCTAGCAACGCGTTGCTTATGAGCAAGTTACTGCCTAGCCCTCTTCTATCATCTTCCCACACCTTCCTTCCGATTTGCAGCTCCCACAAAACTGAGATGTGCGAGCATCGGAGATGAAATTCTTCCTCCCTCCTCACCTCCCCTCCCCTTCtctctgctcttcctccCCTCATCGCCTCTCCCCCTTCTTGCGTTGGGCAATTACTTCACCAGAGACAACGAAGTGCCAGAACAAAACGCGTCTTGATGTCTTCTCCCTACATAACCCATCTCATGTCTTGAAGCACGCTACTCATTCACATCTACCTCCTCCCTTCGTCTCCTGCGTATATCAAGCGCCCAAGCAGAAGGCTACTATACACAAAATACCATCTTCTCCCACCAGAGACGCGTCACACATCAACCCTACCACCTCGTCACATATAGCGGCCAAGTGAGCCCTCCACGTAAGTACAAATCTCATATTCGTCTTTGACTCTCAAGCTTGCGACCAATTGCTGGCACCAAACTTGACATCGCTACACGTCTTTTCCTTCCAAGCTAACAATCGTCACAGAAATAAACAAATTCTCGCAAGGGAATTCCCTTTGCACTAGAGCCACCAATACCTCCACTCATGTCAAGAGCAAAAGGCTCGCTTTGACCAAGGAACCCTCTATACATTTCATTATCTTCCTCGCCCCGGCCACAGGCTCTCCTCCCACATGTTTCGCCTCAAACGCTGGTAGCACATTGCCCAACTTGGTGACTCTTATTTACCCATGTCCTCCACACACCAAGCACGATGAGAAGCCTACGGctccatcaacaacgaaTACTCACAAGAGTGTCAGAGGTCACCTCCTTCTTATTAGAGCTGAGCTTGCAGCCTTCACCTTTTTACAAACAATCAAACTGTCTTTGCTCAAGTCGCTTCCGCCACTTTAGTCAGTAAATTCTCGAAGAGAAAAGCCCATTGCATCATGTCATAACGCTCCCCTACCCTACGTTGGCGGTCAAGTTCGATGGACCCCGACTTGTAATATAACACTTGTCATTTTTCACGCGAAACAAGAGGTAAATACATCCCATCGTACTTTGGCTATCGCACAGAAGCTGACAAACAATTGTCCTAGACGCAGAACCACACCGCATACAATATCAGAGCGGTGACCTTCCCCCCCTCCCCACATCATATTCGACTGTGGGTGACCCTCAGACCCGGACCTGGGACTGTACCCTCCTTGCGCTGTCATCCTTCGATGCACGCAGGAGGTGAGCCTCAAACACCCCCCTCATACCTAGCTGGCATCATTCAGGACCAACACTCAACAGTTGGTCTTGGCCAACCCCAGCGCTCTAGTTGCGTCGGGTGATAGCTACCACTCGTCGATTATGTGCACATAATCGTCTAAAGATACTACTTTGACAGGGAGGACGGTCGCGACGCTCCTCTGCCGGTCGCAGAAGCTCCATCGTGACTAAGCCCACAGCAAAGGAGGCAAAGGAGCGCAGAGAGTCGGAGAGGGAGCCGAAGAAGACTGCAAAGTCAGCGGAACTAGCAAAGTTTTTCAAAGAGGTCGAGACGGATGAGGAGCTGGAGCCAGCCCATTCCTCGACGAGCGGTTACAAGCCGCACTTCTTCAATGGCCGTCTAGCTCCGGACAAACCGATTTCAGGGTGAGAGATTGAGGCCTTTGTTGGTCGCAACAGCCGCATGTTGCCAGACGTGGAGGAACCTatccagatcatcatggACAGGGCGACGTCCAAACCTATGGACGCCTTCGTGGAATTTGTCACCATGGAGGATGCAATGCGTTGTGCTGAGACCATGCTGCCTGACGTGGAAGAGCCCATCCACATAATCATGGATAGGCGACGTCCAAGACCATGGACATGTTTGAGGAGCTTGTGACTATGGGGGACGCCATGTTCTGTGTTGAGAAGCTAGGTTATGTGTTGTATCTTACTTACCTCGGGTAACTAAGGACCACGCATAACTTAGCTTCTCAGCACAGCACATGACGTCCCCCATAGTCATAAGCTCAACGAGCGTGTTCATGTTCTGAGACATCGTTAGATCCCACCACCCCACGAGGCAAGAATCAGTTTCGCAGCAGGATGATCCTGTCAACCTCACCTCCCGTAGGGCgcgcgatgcaagcatcagctgtcaggtctatcaactcaaaataACACTCTCAAAAATCCCACCACCTCATGTTTTACGCTCTCCTCTCCAATTTAAAACCTATCAACCCAGATCCGTTTTCAGTACCCCTGTGCAGTCATGAGTAGCACGTTTCCTGGCAGATACGCGAGGAAACCTCATTAGTTTATAGCCAGGCCTGCACCATGAACTTTCAGGGAATTTCCGATCAGAGTGTCTTGCTAGGAGTATGGGATGGGGAAACATCAACACTATCGCGCAGGAAGCCGAGTTCAATTAATTACACACATCTTTGACCACCATATTTGACCAAGTGAAGTGTTAATAATTCAATCGCGCGCCTGACCTCGCAGTCGCGGTTCTCGTCTGTCAAGATGGCCTAGCACAGCGTCAACAAAATGGATTTTCCTCCCTTCACACTTCTAGCCCCTTCTTCACTTGTAATCCTCCGAAATCACGACCAACCAAGTTTCTTTGTCGCAAATTGCCCTTCTAATTTGCCAGCATTCTAGGCCCGATGCTCGTCATCTCCAAGGCGTCGTTCCAACCCCTAGTTTTCACCGTCACGAATTTAATAGTGTAGCAAGTAAAACAAAAGCTTGCGACTAATCAAGAATGAAACGCCACGCCATCTATCATACATCTCGAGCATACGTCCTTGCCCGCAACCGCTGAGCCCCAGTTGCCTCAAACGATGCCTTCGGCCTTTGAATCTGACAAAGCTGCCTCCTAAACCGTCTTCTTAGTCTCCTCGACAGGTCTGAGCATCGCAGGCATGGACCACTTTCCTTCGTAGAAGCTCACAGTGCCTACCTCTCGAAAGCCCATCTTTTCGTAGAGTGGCCTTCCTGACAGACTTGACTCGAGCGTCGCTGGAActccctcctcctcgcagCGGTCAAGGCCCCACTGTACAAGGCGCTTTCCAATGCCGGTTCTCTGGCATTTTGGCGAGGTGGCTAGGAGGCCGAGACGCCAGCGCTCAGAAGGGTAGAACTTGTAGGCTTGTTCGGCAGCTTCTCCTGC from Fusarium oxysporum Fo47 chromosome III, complete sequence harbors:
- a CDS encoding ATP adenylyltransferase-domain-containing protein, yielding MPRIKAPSNLPELVKSTFTKARSEGDLHYFPTQVAILNVDSIPFQLRFSPSLANKPKPPPKDLNKPQKPFDPFENPLPALKVTDLGPSHYLVLNKFAVVPEHFILATTEFKPQTDVLEESDLEATLACIEAYEAARRTEAEQGHRDGTLGGGDGLFAFFNCGDHSGASQPHRHIQLLPIARMKDGFEADTPWTVLADQLKTKIAPFATFAEDIKLGMSGADLHSTYLRLYRKACRAVAVYTKDPLHTEEAPAEGPTRISYNLAMTKDTLVVCPRLAEGVKLQSQDGDVLGTVSLNGTLLAGTALVKNELEWEALKKDPDTLRNVLRDIGVPNTFDNGGALRL
- a CDS encoding uncharacterized protein (expressed protein), producing MLPDVEEPIQIIMDRATSKPMDAFVEFVTMEDAMRCAETMLPDVEEPIHIIMDRRRPRPWTCLRSL
- a CDS encoding uncharacterized protein (expressed protein), whose protein sequence is MLASRALREVRLTGSSCCETDSCLVGWWDLTMSQNMNTLVELMTMGDVMCCAEKLSYAWSLVTRG